One region of Phragmites australis chromosome 18, lpPhrAust1.1, whole genome shotgun sequence genomic DNA includes:
- the LOC133899417 gene encoding hydroxyproline O-galactosyltransferase HPGT1-like isoform X2, protein MELAAAKHEGFVGKYTFETNTTHSKKKPLIVIGIMTSFGRKNYRDAVRKSWLPTGSMLKKLEEEKGIVVRFIVGRSANRGDTFDREIDDENRSTKDFLILDDHIESDEELPMKTKSFFANAAERFDATFYAKVNDDIYINVDTLSEMLKTHWDKPRVYIGCMKSGEVFSESAHKWYEPDWWKFGDGKSYFRHASGEMFVISRAIAQFISINRSVLRTYAHDDVSVGSWMIGLAVKHVNEAKLCCSSWPSGAMCSAL, encoded by the exons ATGGAGCTGGCTGCAGCGAAACATGAAGGTTTTGTTGGGAAATATACCTTTGAGACAAATACAACTCATTCTAAAAAGAAGCCGCTAATTGTTATCGGAATAATGACAAGCTTTGGAAGGAAAAACTATCGTGATGCTGTCAGGAAGTCGTGGCTACCAACAG GTTCAATGCtgaagaaactagaagaagaaaaaggcatTGTAGTACGTTTCATAGTTGGAAGAAG TGCAAACCGAGGAGATACTTTCGATAGGGAGATTGATGATGAAAATAGGAGTACCAAGGATTTTTTGATCTTG GACGATCATATAGAGTCTGATGAAGAGCTTCCTATGAAGACAAAAAGTTTTTTTGCCAATGCTGCAGAGAGATTTGATGCTACATTTTATGCTAAGGTCAATGATGATATATACATAAATGTTG ATACTTTGAGTGAAATGCTCAAAACTCACTGGGACAAGCCTCGTGTCTACATAGGCTGTATGAAATCTGGCGAGGTTTTCTCTGAATC AGCTCATAAGTGGTATGAACCAGACTGGTGGAAATTTGGTGATGGAAAATC GTACTTCCGACATGCTTCTGGTGAAATGTTTGTCATATCGAGGGCCATAGCTCAGTTCATTTCTATAAACAG GTCTGTTCTCCGGACATATGCACATGATGATGTTAGTGTAGGATCGTGGATGATTGGACTTGCTGTGAAGCATGTAAATGAAGCAAAACTATGTTGTTCATCATGGCCCTCAG GTGCGATGTGTTCAGCTCTGTGA
- the LOC133899417 gene encoding hydroxyproline O-galactosyltransferase HPGT1-like isoform X1 gives MQIREGPARRPAPSTAGALRSPMSVMMLAMFATMASFYVAGRLWQDAQNRVYLIKELDRRTGQGQSAISVDDTLKIVTCRQQGKRLASLEMELAAAKHEGFVGKYTFETNTTHSKKKPLIVIGIMTSFGRKNYRDAVRKSWLPTGSMLKKLEEEKGIVVRFIVGRSANRGDTFDREIDDENRSTKDFLILDDHIESDEELPMKTKSFFANAAERFDATFYAKVNDDIYINVDTLSEMLKTHWDKPRVYIGCMKSGEVFSESAHKWYEPDWWKFGDGKSYFRHASGEMFVISRAIAQFISINRSVLRTYAHDDVSVGSWMIGLAVKHVNEAKLCCSSWPSGAMCSAL, from the exons ATGCAGATCCGGGAGGGCccggcgcggcggccggcgccgtCCACCGCGGGGGCGCTGCGGTCGCCGATGTCGGTGATGATGCTCGCCATGTTCGCCACCATGGCCTCCTTCTACGTCGCCGGCCG ATTGTGGCAGGATGCACAGAACCGGGTTTACCTGATTAAGGAGCTCGACAGACGAACTGGCCAG GGGCAATCGGCAATATCAGTGGATGATACCTTGAAGATTGTTACGTGCAG GCAGCAAGGCAAGAGGTTGGCATCACTTGAGATGGAGCTGGCTGCAGCGAAACATGAAGGTTTTGTTGGGAAATATACCTTTGAGACAAATACAACTCATTCTAAAAAGAAGCCGCTAATTGTTATCGGAATAATGACAAGCTTTGGAAGGAAAAACTATCGTGATGCTGTCAGGAAGTCGTGGCTACCAACAG GTTCAATGCtgaagaaactagaagaagaaaaaggcatTGTAGTACGTTTCATAGTTGGAAGAAG TGCAAACCGAGGAGATACTTTCGATAGGGAGATTGATGATGAAAATAGGAGTACCAAGGATTTTTTGATCTTG GACGATCATATAGAGTCTGATGAAGAGCTTCCTATGAAGACAAAAAGTTTTTTTGCCAATGCTGCAGAGAGATTTGATGCTACATTTTATGCTAAGGTCAATGATGATATATACATAAATGTTG ATACTTTGAGTGAAATGCTCAAAACTCACTGGGACAAGCCTCGTGTCTACATAGGCTGTATGAAATCTGGCGAGGTTTTCTCTGAATC AGCTCATAAGTGGTATGAACCAGACTGGTGGAAATTTGGTGATGGAAAATC GTACTTCCGACATGCTTCTGGTGAAATGTTTGTCATATCGAGGGCCATAGCTCAGTTCATTTCTATAAACAG GTCTGTTCTCCGGACATATGCACATGATGATGTTAGTGTAGGATCGTGGATGATTGGACTTGCTGTGAAGCATGTAAATGAAGCAAAACTATGTTGTTCATCATGGCCCTCAG GTGCGATGTGTTCAGCTCTGTGA